Proteins from one Mucilaginibacter jinjuensis genomic window:
- a CDS encoding TonB-dependent receptor translates to MKLIFILLTACFLQVSAASYAQKINLTVRDASLRDVFKKLRKQSGYNFLYDSDMLNMAKTVSFSFQQASLDDVLKACFDRQPLTYTLNMNTVIVQPRAQDAIQKATLITIFGVVTDDKGKSLPGVTIKIKGTNNGVVTGADGKYSIKAEDDAILVFSFIGFASQEVSVGGKSQIDMSLHEQPSSLNEVVVVGYGTQRKGDINGAISSVSANTLKDEPGSNIGIALEGKTPGVQIIQNSGAPGSTPQVRIRGLTSINNSDPLYVVDGIPLASNDINIVDPENIESIDILKDASAQAIYGSRGANGVILIKTKRGNKDQPLITLSTYQGISNVRKTLDMLDAQDYVKLNTEAYNNAGQSNPFGDPSQYTQTTDWQKELFRTGYAHNYSVAVSGGSDKMTYRVAGGNLDQTGIMQGSYYKRLNVSNNLTFNLKPNLEFGESFAINKTTNSNVENNGNLVNASFAEDPTIPVKLPNGNYSATKFSDIINPLATINYLVDNHPYNVWGLLANTYLQYKPIKGLTLKTSYSTDLKFSDDKQFTPTYDVAPNFRNTNPSVYEQKDNATNWTWDNTATYDFNIHKDHHFTVLAGVSMERFTYNYIHGYDQGQPGNDPYLQYLDAGISNQQVGGSQQQWDLLSYIGRLNYNYKGTYYLTATIRRDGSSKFGTNDRYGNFPSVAAGWNVTNESFFPKNNALTYLKFRGSWGIVGNQAPVGYYDYSAVIYNNYYALGNPATAVPTSEPGGLPNPNLKWEQDKQWNAGFDYQLFNGRLSGSFDYYKKTTKDMLLSLNILSESGFTQSPRENAGSMQNSGVEFSADYNQQINRDLKLNAGVHFATIKNKVLDLLQDGEKIYSGGFKPGNFELTEVGHSAASFYGYVADGIFQTAQDVANHAKQQTGTGPGDIRFKDLNGDGVINQDDQTFLGSPIPKLTYGFNVGADFKNFDLNVYFSGVYGNKIAAAYEYYTYGFFVSNYNMQTDALNRWTGPGTSNFQPRLIASDPNNNSRLSSFYLQSGSYLRLQNVTLGYTFPHTLLSKIGIKSIRIYCSAQNLLTFTKYKGYDPEIGTGVNGNGGTLDLGVDQGIYPQSRTVTAGANVSF, encoded by the coding sequence ATGAAACTAATATTTATCCTGCTGACTGCTTGTTTCCTTCAGGTTAGCGCTGCGTCTTACGCTCAAAAGATCAACCTGACTGTCAGGGATGCTTCTTTGAGGGACGTTTTTAAGAAACTTCGCAAACAAAGTGGGTACAATTTTTTATATGACAGTGATATGCTGAACATGGCTAAAACTGTAAGCTTTTCGTTTCAGCAGGCCTCGTTAGATGACGTATTGAAGGCTTGCTTTGATCGTCAGCCGCTAACCTATACGCTTAATATGAATACCGTAATTGTTCAGCCCCGCGCACAGGATGCCATACAGAAAGCAACACTGATTACCATTTTTGGTGTAGTAACCGATGATAAAGGTAAATCACTTCCGGGCGTAACGATAAAGATTAAGGGAACTAACAACGGTGTGGTAACCGGCGCTGATGGTAAATATTCGATCAAAGCAGAGGATGATGCAATATTGGTGTTTTCATTTATTGGTTTTGCATCCCAGGAAGTGTCTGTCGGTGGAAAATCGCAGATAGATATGAGCCTGCACGAGCAGCCATCATCATTAAATGAAGTAGTGGTGGTTGGTTATGGTACCCAGCGTAAAGGCGATATAAACGGAGCCATTTCATCGGTAAGCGCAAATACCTTGAAAGACGAACCAGGTTCAAATATTGGTATAGCATTGGAAGGAAAAACACCGGGCGTACAAATTATCCAAAACTCAGGCGCACCAGGTTCAACACCGCAGGTTCGTATACGCGGGCTTACATCAATCAATAATTCAGACCCGCTTTACGTGGTAGATGGTATCCCCTTGGCTTCTAATGATATTAACATTGTCGACCCTGAAAATATAGAGTCGATCGATATTTTGAAAGATGCTTCTGCACAGGCCATATACGGTTCAAGAGGTGCAAATGGTGTTATTTTAATTAAAACCAAACGCGGTAATAAAGATCAGCCTTTAATTACTTTAAGCACTTATCAGGGTATTTCTAATGTTAGAAAAACACTGGATATGCTCGATGCACAGGATTATGTAAAATTAAATACAGAGGCATATAATAATGCCGGGCAAAGTAATCCGTTTGGCGATCCATCACAATACACGCAAACTACAGACTGGCAGAAAGAACTTTTCAGGACTGGTTATGCGCACAATTACAGTGTAGCAGTAAGTGGCGGCAGCGATAAAATGACCTACCGTGTGGCCGGAGGTAATCTGGATCAAACCGGTATTATGCAGGGCTCGTACTATAAACGCCTGAATGTATCTAATAATCTTACTTTTAACCTTAAACCTAACCTGGAGTTTGGTGAAAGTTTTGCCATCAATAAAACCACCAATTCTAATGTGGAAAATAATGGCAACCTGGTTAATGCCTCTTTTGCAGAGGATCCAACTATCCCTGTAAAACTACCCAATGGTAACTATTCAGCTACAAAGTTTTCTGATATCATTAACCCGCTGGCTACGATCAATTATTTGGTTGATAACCATCCCTATAATGTTTGGGGGCTATTAGCTAATACTTATTTGCAGTACAAGCCTATCAAGGGATTAACTTTAAAAACATCATACAGCACAGACCTTAAGTTTTCGGATGATAAACAGTTTACACCTACTTATGATGTAGCGCCAAATTTCAGAAACACTAACCCAAGTGTTTATGAGCAAAAGGATAACGCAACAAACTGGACCTGGGATAACACCGCTACTTACGATTTCAATATTCATAAAGATCACCACTTTACCGTATTGGCTGGCGTTTCTATGGAGCGTTTTACCTATAATTATATTCACGGTTACGACCAGGGCCAACCAGGTAATGATCCTTACCTGCAATACCTGGATGCCGGGATCAGTAACCAACAGGTAGGCGGTAGCCAGCAGCAATGGGATTTACTCTCATACATTGGCAGGTTAAATTACAATTATAAAGGCACTTATTATTTAACTGCAACCATCCGCCGCGATGGCTCATCGAAATTTGGAACAAACGACCGTTATGGTAATTTCCCTTCAGTAGCTGCAGGCTGGAATGTGACGAATGAATCATTTTTCCCTAAAAACAATGCACTTACTTACTTGAAATTTCGCGGAAGCTGGGGCATTGTAGGTAACCAGGCACCGGTTGGTTACTATGATTATTCGGCAGTTATTTATAATAATTATTATGCATTAGGTAACCCTGCAACTGCAGTACCAACATCTGAACCTGGAGGCTTGCCAAATCCTAACTTAAAATGGGAGCAAGATAAACAATGGAACGCAGGATTTGACTACCAATTATTTAATGGTCGTTTAAGCGGATCTTTCGATTATTATAAGAAGACTACTAAGGATATGCTGCTAAGCCTCAACATCCTTTCAGAGTCTGGGTTTACCCAGAGCCCGCGTGAAAATGCAGGCTCCATGCAGAACAGTGGTGTTGAATTTTCGGCCGACTATAATCAACAAATCAACAGAGATTTAAAGTTGAATGCAGGTGTCCATTTTGCGACCATCAAAAATAAGGTTCTAGACTTATTGCAAGATGGTGAAAAGATCTACAGCGGTGGTTTTAAACCCGGTAATTTCGAACTTACAGAAGTAGGCCATTCTGCAGCTTCTTTCTATGGATATGTTGCTGATGGTATTTTTCAAACGGCACAGGATGTTGCTAATCACGCCAAACAACAAACAGGTACCGGGCCTGGCGATATTAGGTTTAAAGATCTGAATGGAGACGGCGTAATTAACCAGGACGATCAAACCTTTTTGGGGTCACCTATACCAAAACTTACCTATGGCTTTAACGTAGGTGCCGACTTTAAAAACTTCGACCTTAACGTTTATTTTTCGGGTGTTTACGGTAACAAAATTGCAGCTGCTTATGAGTACTATACCTACGGTTTCTTTGTATCAAACTATAACATGCAAACAGATGCGCTTAACCGCTGGACTGGGCCGGGTACCAGTAATTTTCAGCCGCGTCTGATCGCAAGTGATCCGAACAATAACTCAAGATTATCAAGCTTTTATTTGCAAAGCGGTTCTTACCTGCGCTTGCAAAATGTTACGCTGGGCTATACATTTCCGCACACGTTGTTGAGTAAAATTGGTATCAAATCAATTCGTATCTATTGTTCGGCGCAAAATCTGCTCACTTTCACTAAGTACAAAGGCTATGATCCGGAAATTGGTACGGGAGTTAATGGTAACGGAGGTACGCTTGATCTGGGTGTTGACCAGGGCATCTATCCGCAAAGCCGGACAGTTACAGCAGGCGCTAATGTATCTTTTTAA
- a CDS encoding RagB/SusD family nutrient uptake outer membrane protein has translation MKNSKILFAVILLTSFTGCKKFLDETPTSHLSTSSYYQTSDDAVRAVTDVYRLMKDQAYGGYSPSSFGDIMADDANKGGGGASDQSLIQDLKTFVAKADNGYVYNAWRDNFKGIYLANLVLQKVPAINMDAKLKTQVLGEAQWLRGYFYLQLVRLFGNVPLIKSPIDNGDYNVPQSPEADVLASIEADANAAINSLPDKNSQATSDLGRATKGAAQALLLEVYMWEKKWAQAQQIGDAIINSGEYSLTTDVTKNWTLAGEFGPESIFEVNCEDIPGKGTGNLLNLFDAPRNTWGYGFVVPSQSLVNEFEKGDPRFKATVITNNESLPDGTVANTTVSETGYWNMKYWLKVSEIPTNNGGGTGDGPTNDRVYQLAQVMLWTAEAAFHNGDITHATVLVNQIRDRARKSGGNTDQTILPDYGTVTLDNIYHEMRVETALGEHRRWYELIRTGRAAALLPNFKAGINEHIPIPLTEVQLSGGVLKQNPGY, from the coding sequence ATGAAAAATTCGAAAATATTATTTGCGGTTATTTTACTTACCAGTTTTACCGGGTGTAAAAAGTTTCTGGATGAAACACCTACGTCGCATTTATCTACCTCAAGCTATTACCAAACCAGCGACGATGCTGTAAGGGCAGTTACTGACGTTTACCGGTTAATGAAAGACCAGGCATACGGAGGCTATTCGCCTTCATCATTCGGCGATATTATGGCTGATGACGCCAACAAAGGTGGTGGCGGTGCATCTGATCAGAGTTTGATCCAGGATCTGAAAACATTTGTAGCCAAAGCCGATAATGGCTATGTGTATAATGCATGGCGTGATAACTTTAAGGGTATTTATCTGGCTAATTTGGTACTTCAAAAAGTGCCCGCCATTAACATGGATGCTAAACTAAAGACACAGGTTCTTGGCGAAGCGCAATGGTTAAGAGGTTACTTTTACCTGCAATTGGTGCGCTTGTTTGGTAATGTGCCGCTCATAAAATCACCAATTGACAATGGTGATTATAATGTTCCGCAATCACCAGAGGCCGATGTGTTAGCTTCTATTGAAGCCGATGCTAATGCAGCTATAAACAGCCTTCCCGATAAAAATAGTCAGGCCACTTCAGATCTTGGGCGTGCAACGAAAGGCGCTGCACAAGCTTTATTACTGGAAGTTTATATGTGGGAAAAGAAATGGGCGCAGGCGCAGCAAATTGGTGATGCGATTATTAACTCGGGCGAATACAGTTTAACAACTGATGTAACCAAGAACTGGACTTTGGCAGGAGAATTTGGGCCGGAATCAATTTTTGAAGTAAACTGTGAAGATATTCCAGGTAAAGGGACCGGAAACCTGCTCAATTTATTTGATGCGCCACGCAATACATGGGGATATGGTTTCGTAGTCCCATCTCAAAGCTTGGTGAATGAATTTGAAAAAGGAGATCCACGTTTTAAGGCTACCGTAATAACAAACAATGAATCACTACCAGATGGTACAGTAGCCAATACAACAGTTAGCGAAACCGGATACTGGAATATGAAATACTGGCTTAAAGTAAGTGAAATACCTACCAATAATGGTGGTGGTACGGGCGATGGGCCAACCAATGATCGTGTTTACCAGCTTGCCCAAGTGATGCTTTGGACGGCAGAAGCCGCTTTCCATAACGGGGATATTACACATGCAACTGTTTTGGTTAATCAGATCAGAGATCGTGCGCGTAAAAGCGGTGGAAACACCGACCAAACCATTTTGCCTGATTACGGTACTGTTACTTTGGATAATATCTATCATGAAATGCGTGTAGAAACTGCGCTTGGTGAACACCGTAGATGGTATGAGTTAATCAGAACCGGCAGGGCTGCAGCTTTATTACCAAACTTTAAAGCAGGAATTAATGAACATATTCCCATTCCGCTAACTGAAGTTCAACTAAGTGGAGGAGTGCTTAAACAGAACCCCGGTTATTGA
- a CDS encoding SGNH/GDSL hydrolase family protein, giving the protein MAFLGGSITFNPGWRQKVCAYLRAQFPETKFKFIIAGIPSLGSLPHAFRLQRDVLDSGKVDLLFIEAAVNDRVNKTDSLTQIRDLEGIVRHAKGSNPAMDIVLMEFADPNKTHDYNIGIIPAEIANHELIAEHYQLPSINLAKEIYDKLLAHEFNWQDDFKDLHPAPFGQELYFVSIRSLLEDCFKEKAQGSNKIYSLPHQLNTYSFTNGSYYDIKNAEHVAGWRIDKHWKPVDNVGTRDGFVDIPVLSAEEPGASLILPFSGNAIGIAVLSGPDAGTIIYSIDGAETKHTDLYTEWSNWLHLPWYVLLGNGLKPGDHRLKITIDNSKNKDSKGNACRIVYFFKNN; this is encoded by the coding sequence GTGGCATTTTTAGGAGGTTCAATTACATTTAACCCTGGGTGGCGGCAAAAAGTTTGTGCTTATCTGCGTGCGCAATTTCCTGAAACAAAATTTAAATTCATAATAGCCGGAATACCATCATTAGGTAGCCTGCCACACGCTTTTCGTTTGCAACGTGATGTGCTTGATTCTGGGAAGGTAGATCTACTGTTTATCGAGGCTGCTGTTAATGACAGGGTTAATAAAACAGATAGCCTTACACAAATAAGGGATTTAGAGGGCATTGTACGCCATGCAAAAGGAAGTAATCCGGCCATGGATATTGTATTGATGGAATTTGCCGACCCGAACAAAACACACGATTATAATATTGGAATAATACCGGCTGAAATCGCCAATCACGAATTAATTGCCGAGCATTATCAGCTGCCATCCATCAACCTGGCGAAAGAAATATATGATAAACTATTAGCCCATGAATTTAACTGGCAGGATGATTTTAAAGATCTCCATCCCGCGCCATTTGGACAGGAATTATATTTTGTATCTATCAGATCTCTTTTAGAAGACTGCTTTAAAGAAAAGGCTCAAGGAAGCAATAAAATTTATAGTCTTCCACATCAGCTTAACACATACAGCTTTACTAATGGTAGCTACTACGATATTAAAAATGCTGAACATGTTGCCGGTTGGCGAATAGACAAGCACTGGAAACCTGTAGACAACGTAGGTACACGAGACGGTTTTGTTGATATACCTGTTTTGAGTGCTGAAGAGCCAGGTGCGAGCTTAATATTGCCGTTTAGCGGAAATGCAATAGGTATCGCTGTACTTTCTGGTCCAGATGCCGGGACAATCATTTATAGCATAGATGGTGCTGAAACGAAACATACGGACTTATATACCGAATGGAGCAACTGGCTGCACTTACCATGGTATGTGCTATTAGGTAACGGGTTAAAACCCGGAGATCATAGACTTAAAATAACAATAGATAATTCTAAAAACAAAGACAGTAAAGGGAATGCCTGCCGGATTGTATATTTCTTTAAGAATAACTAA
- a CDS encoding glycoside hydrolase family 95 protein has product MQLTIICLLNGHFINAQTRQLKLWYNKPALRWEETVPLGNGRLGLMPDGGVVQENIVLNDITLWSGAPQDANNYEAYKSLPEIRKLIADGKNNEAQALVDQKFICKGVGSGGVPFGCYQVLGNLALNFKYNGQSAQPKFTAYHRELSLNDAIARCSFKVGNIIYKREYLTSFGDDVSIVKLSADQLHQLNFTIDLSRAERSKTTASDHIIEMDGQLPGGTKTGGMKYLAKVKASVKDGRVTVNGNKLVIEGASEAIIYISTATNFNNPGYRQKVDQLLHAALAKSYAVELSQHETGFHKLFNRVSVVINNNKAENVPTDERLINFRTNPDADTGLPVLFYQLGRYLTICSTRVGLLPPNLQGLWANQIQTPWNGDYHLDVNVQMNHWPVEVSNLSELDLPLAELVKGMLKNGERTAKAYYNADGWVAHVITNIWGFTEPGESASWGVTKSGSGWLCNNLWEHYAFSQDKNYLKSIYPILKGSARFYSSMLIHDQQTGWLVTSPSSSPENSFYLPDGQTASICQGPTIDNQIIRELFNNVIAASRILGGDKGFRDSLNTKLKQLPPAGRISKDGRIMEWLEDYKETDIHHRHISHLYGLYPASLITTEATPDLAEACKKTLDVRGDDGPSWSIAYKQLFWARLHDGNRAYKLFKEIMKPTFKTDINYGAGGGVYANLLSAGPPFQIDGNFGGAAGIAEMLLQSHAGFIELLPALPDAWKASGEVIGLKARGNYTVRFKWQNGKVSSYCITSAQSKKIKVKINGFLKTIVTTKA; this is encoded by the coding sequence ATGCAACTAACAATTATTTGCCTCTTAAATGGACATTTCATTAATGCACAAACACGGCAATTAAAGCTATGGTATAATAAGCCTGCACTTCGCTGGGAAGAAACTGTTCCGTTAGGCAACGGCCGCTTGGGTTTGATGCCGGATGGGGGAGTAGTTCAGGAAAATATTGTACTGAATGATATTACGCTTTGGTCTGGCGCACCGCAGGATGCCAATAATTATGAAGCTTATAAAAGCTTACCAGAGATACGCAAGCTAATTGCAGATGGAAAAAATAACGAAGCACAGGCACTGGTTGATCAGAAATTTATTTGTAAAGGTGTAGGCTCGGGCGGAGTACCCTTTGGCTGTTATCAGGTATTAGGAAATCTTGCACTTAACTTTAAATATAACGGACAGTCTGCCCAGCCAAAGTTTACAGCTTACCATCGCGAATTGTCTTTAAACGATGCTATTGCCAGATGTTCCTTTAAAGTGGGCAACATAATCTATAAACGAGAATATTTGACCAGTTTTGGCGATGATGTTAGTATAGTGAAGCTATCGGCCGATCAATTACATCAGCTGAATTTCACCATTGATCTTTCCAGGGCTGAAAGATCTAAGACCACAGCTTCTGACCATATCATCGAAATGGATGGACAGCTGCCGGGCGGTACAAAAACGGGAGGGATGAAATATCTGGCAAAAGTTAAGGCCAGTGTAAAAGATGGGAGAGTAACTGTCAATGGCAATAAGCTTGTTATAGAAGGTGCTTCCGAAGCAATTATTTATATTTCTACGGCCACCAATTTTAATAATCCAGGTTATAGGCAAAAAGTTGATCAGTTGCTCCATGCAGCATTGGCAAAATCTTATGCTGTCGAGTTGAGCCAGCACGAAACTGGTTTTCATAAATTGTTTAACCGGGTTAGCGTAGTTATTAATAACAACAAGGCCGAAAATGTGCCAACTGATGAGCGCCTGATCAATTTTCGAACTAATCCTGATGCTGATACCGGCTTACCTGTTTTGTTTTACCAGTTAGGTCGTTATTTAACCATTTGCAGTACAAGGGTTGGCTTATTGCCGCCCAATCTTCAGGGTTTATGGGCTAACCAGATACAAACTCCCTGGAATGGTGATTACCATCTGGATGTAAATGTACAAATGAACCACTGGCCGGTAGAGGTATCGAACCTTTCGGAACTTGATCTGCCTTTGGCCGAATTGGTAAAAGGTATGCTGAAAAATGGCGAGCGTACGGCTAAAGCTTATTATAATGCCGATGGTTGGGTAGCACACGTGATTACCAATATTTGGGGGTTTACAGAGCCCGGTGAAAGCGCATCATGGGGCGTAACCAAATCGGGTTCGGGCTGGTTGTGCAATAATTTATGGGAGCATTATGCCTTCTCTCAAGATAAAAACTATTTAAAATCTATTTACCCGATTTTAAAAGGTTCAGCCAGGTTTTACAGCAGTATGTTGATACATGATCAGCAAACCGGCTGGCTGGTTACATCTCCCTCATCATCTCCAGAGAATAGTTTCTACTTGCCAGATGGCCAGACAGCAAGCATCTGTCAGGGGCCAACTATCGATAACCAGATCATTCGTGAATTATTTAATAATGTAATTGCCGCTTCCAGAATTCTGGGAGGGGATAAAGGCTTTCGCGATTCGCTCAACACTAAACTTAAACAGTTACCTCCGGCAGGCCGAATCAGCAAAGATGGCCGGATCATGGAGTGGCTGGAAGATTATAAAGAGACGGATATTCATCACAGGCATATATCGCACCTTTATGGTTTATACCCGGCTTCCTTAATTACAACGGAAGCCACGCCTGATTTAGCTGAGGCCTGCAAAAAAACCTTAGATGTTCGCGGTGATGACGGGCCGAGCTGGTCGATCGCCTACAAGCAATTATTCTGGGCCAGGCTGCACGATGGTAACCGCGCTTATAAACTATTTAAAGAAATCATGAAGCCGACCTTTAAAACCGATATTAATTATGGAGCGGGCGGAGGAGTATATGCCAATTTATTATCGGCCGGGCCCCCTTTCCAAATCGATGGTAATTTTGGTGGCGCAGCTGGCATAGCTGAAATGCTATTACAAAGCCATGCTGGGTTCATTGAATTATTACCCGCTTTGCCCGACGCCTGGAAAGCATCGGGCGAGGTAATTGGATTAAAAGCACGTGGCAATTATACGGTGCGTTTTAAATGGCAAAACGGTAAAGTAAGCAGTTATTGTATTACTTCGGCCCAATCTAAAAAGATCAAGGTTAAGATCAATGGCTTTTTAAAAACGATTGTGACAACTAAGGCTTAG
- a CDS encoding fatty acid desaturase, whose protein sequence is MPFLDNVLQRPSYGWKDEDGELVRPTNSQIFKEFFSRLNILKSRKNWLPFFSWLKVACLAVFFVFFIIHYLSWWTILAAFIYGMVIMGTHGTIWHHRYCTHGAYKFKNIFWRFITQNLTINVIPEEIYVISHHVHHSKSDQPGDPYNAQAGFLYCFLADVNHQPIAKNLSEGDYNRVKLLMKHTGVTANTYVQYQKWGSYVNPYRAILSWILNWCFWYGAFYLLGGNPLACSLFGAAGFWAVGVRTFNYDGHAKGKDKQREGIDYNQNDKSINQLWPGIVAGEWHNNHHLYPKSARSGFKPYQIDLAWYYIKLMNHLGAVSTYRDNKKQFYERYYLPHKMVPRIDTNTASLVK, encoded by the coding sequence ATGCCTTTTTTAGATAATGTATTACAACGCCCTTCCTATGGATGGAAAGATGAAGATGGGGAACTGGTTAGGCCAACTAACAGCCAAATTTTTAAGGAATTTTTTTCACGGCTAAACATATTGAAGTCCCGCAAAAACTGGCTTCCATTTTTTAGCTGGTTAAAAGTTGCGTGTCTGGCTGTATTTTTTGTGTTTTTTATTATCCATTATTTAAGCTGGTGGACAATACTTGCCGCTTTTATTTACGGAATGGTTATCATGGGTACGCATGGTACCATCTGGCACCATCGTTATTGTACACATGGGGCTTATAAGTTTAAAAATATTTTTTGGCGCTTCATCACCCAAAACCTAACCATTAATGTTATTCCGGAGGAAATTTATGTGATCTCCCATCACGTACACCATTCAAAATCCGACCAACCCGGCGATCCTTACAATGCGCAAGCTGGCTTTCTTTATTGTTTTTTGGCGGATGTTAATCATCAACCTATAGCCAAAAACTTAAGCGAAGGGGACTACAATAGAGTTAAACTATTGATGAAACATACCGGTGTTACTGCCAATACTTATGTCCAATACCAAAAATGGGGTTCTTATGTTAACCCATACCGCGCTATTTTATCGTGGATATTAAACTGGTGTTTCTGGTATGGCGCGTTTTACTTACTTGGAGGAAACCCTTTAGCCTGTAGTTTATTCGGCGCCGCCGGATTTTGGGCCGTAGGTGTGCGAACGTTCAATTATGACGGGCATGCCAAAGGAAAGGACAAACAACGTGAGGGAATAGATTATAATCAAAATGATAAATCCATCAATCAGCTTTGGCCGGGCATAGTTGCCGGTGAATGGCATAATAACCATCATTTGTATCCTAAGAGTGCCCGTAGCGGCTTCAAACCGTACCAGATAGATCTTGCCTGGTACTACATTAAGTTAATGAATCATCTGGGCGCGGTTAGCACTTACAGGGATAATAAGAAACAGTTTTATGAGCGATATTATCTTCCTCATAAAATGGTACCACGAATTGATACCAACACAGCATCATTGGTTAAATAA
- a CDS encoding DUF892 family protein, giving the protein MNDPNQNTQSSGLTLEPQQLRDFFISHLNRIYCAKAHLVERLPELADQAQFRDLRYAIIETMEDIDRQIARMDEVFVLLDEKPSIEKHDELIDFLENGFAANYQQVDDLVLRDLSILFYLSLVESIEVASFHILLMAADKMHSKQIKQLLQENFDESKADRSLFTQITAKYIN; this is encoded by the coding sequence ATGAATGATCCTAATCAAAATACGCAATCATCCGGCTTAACCCTTGAGCCGCAACAATTAAGAGACTTTTTTATAAGTCACCTTAACAGGATATACTGTGCCAAAGCACACTTGGTTGAAAGATTACCGGAACTCGCAGATCAAGCACAATTTCGTGATCTGAGGTATGCCATTATCGAAACAATGGAAGATATTGACAGGCAAATTGCCCGAATGGATGAAGTATTTGTGCTATTGGATGAGAAGCCTTCTATTGAAAAACATGATGAATTAATCGATTTTTTGGAAAATGGATTCGCAGCAAACTACCAGCAAGTTGATGACTTGGTTTTGCGGGATTTATCTATACTTTTCTACCTGTCGCTGGTTGAAAGCATAGAGGTTGCATCCTTTCACATTCTATTAATGGCAGCTGATAAAATGCATAGCAAACAAATTAAACAATTACTCCAGGAAAATTTTGATGAATCTAAAGCCGACCGCTCCTTATTCACCCAAATTACAGCGAAATATATTAATTAA
- a CDS encoding single-stranded DNA-binding protein, with protein MNTSCINKVMLVGHLGKDPELRYIECNVAVVSFPLATTEYWAKNGVKTEHIEWHNIVMWRGTAESAAEVLKKGELVYLEGKIKTHHFEEKTGIKKYITEVVADKFILLGKSSNVERVMPVKADYEINYKHG; from the coding sequence ATGAATACCTCCTGCATTAATAAAGTTATGTTAGTTGGCCACCTGGGTAAAGACCCCGAACTGCGATACATCGAGTGTAATGTAGCCGTTGTAAGCTTTCCATTAGCGACCACGGAGTATTGGGCGAAAAATGGCGTAAAAACCGAGCATATAGAATGGCACAATATTGTAATGTGGCGTGGTACAGCAGAAAGCGCAGCAGAGGTTCTTAAAAAGGGGGAACTTGTTTATTTAGAAGGAAAGATAAAGACCCACCATTTTGAAGAAAAGACCGGGATAAAAAAATATATCACAGAAGTAGTGGCCGACAAATTTATACTGTTAGGTAAAAGCAGCAATGTTGAAAGAGTTATGCCTGTTAAAGCAGATTATGAAATCAATTATAAACATGGTTAA